Proteins encoded together in one Desulfosporosinus meridiei DSM 13257 window:
- a CDS encoding RHS repeat-associated core domain-containing protein, which produces MTNASGTTFYYVTNFRGDVIRIMDGNGNSVASYSYDPWGKVLSVTENAAVAGQPIRYASYAYDTETQLYYLQARYYDPETARFISRDPDGGDQDNPISQNLYAYANDDPVNNVDPDGQWAWLIGAAVSATISGALYGLEVRNGLRDFSGRDLAITMGTAALMGGLSAGVFGNSLKFQDYLNIINLVFWSQ; this is translated from the coding sequence ATGACTAATGCCAGCGGAACGACCTTTTATTATGTTACAAACTTCCGCGGCGATGTCATCCGCATTATGGATGGAAACGGTAATTCTGTTGCAAGCTATAGTTATGATCCTTGGGGTAAGGTGCTGTCAGTCACTGAAAATGCTGCTGTTGCAGGACAACCGATTCGCTATGCGAGTTACGCCTATGATACCGAGACTCAGTTGTATTATCTGCAAGCTCGGTATTATGATCCAGAGACTGCAAGATTTATTTCTAGAGATCCTGATGGTGGGGATCAGGACAATCCGATAAGCCAGAATCTCTATGCTTATGCCAATGATGATCCGGTGAACAATGTGGATCCGGATGGACAATGGGCATGGTTAATTGGAGCTGCTGTTAGTGCAACGATTTCAGGAGCTTTATATGGATTAGAAGTTAGAAATGGTCTAAGAGACTTTTCAGGAAGGGACTTAGCTATTACTATGGGCACAGCAGCCTTAATGGGGGGGCTATCTGCTGGAGTTTTTGGGAATAGTCTAAAGTTCCAGGACTATTTAAATATCATAAACCTGGTTTTCTGGAGCCAATAA
- a CDS encoding RHS repeat domain-containing protein: MPVAADETDKDYTLSVYAKTSGVTGTGANFRVYFKDASGNYIYNGADLVIYDSKTIGGTTDWTRLSTYFKAPANTAAIQIDLRILGAGTVYFDGAELVYGRVLDNYYSNENASLEWGNLENWTMSSLGTGDGKSSEIAKRGSYSLKLNGNTASKNLGQYVEVQGNANDPLTISGWAYSTNPNPSGGYFALDVVLRYNDGTEDVFIQEFDKSRANQWQMLKSTIRAQKAFYQAKVYVLYYNQTGAVYFDNIKLEERSSLSQKAYDSSGNFVTATTDELNNRSSFNFDSNGNLLDSTDASSKKASFVYDLLNKLKSATLKGPTLAEDIQTSYIYDAQGNLKSRTDPNGRVTNFDYNAINKAVTETDPLGKFITYDYDENGNLKSSIRGKGANTVQSESYTYDRKNRLLETYVGGVKQFTNVYNFADDKTQMTLADGVTKYTYSYDANHRVLTAAEPGNSFTLTNEYGQTPGNSNGMRVKYTETMGGMSQITSFSYDELRRMTTATGPRGGLTEFFYNEQGAQSRIKNGATEIYQDFDNAGRLTGQTVIGSSKLDLKNSYYANGQVNTYKEDGTTHTFVYDFAKRLASWNNGTNTVTYNYDKAGNLKNPHGLNLTFNEVNEVIGYLYDDAGNLTQDNKYKYTWDQQGQLTTVKNLSDTVLASYTYHPNGLRKTKTVGSTMNYHYDETNLIRITNGSGATVWTFTWADGKPVSMTNASGTTFYYVTNFRGDVIRIMDGNGNFVASYSYDPWGKVLSVTENAAVAGQPIRYASYAYDTETQLYYLQARYYDPETARFVSRDPDGGDQDNPISQNLYAYGNDDPVNNVDPDGQWAITLGAIGPAGWFLLGALTIYSVVLSYRYYAEHREATLPDEGGVILGRKVSRERAAELLRRGKNVISGSKKAAKKIAKKAWRKVYKDQAHKKPGSRPHWHGKGKQKPPGHSLW; the protein is encoded by the coding sequence GTGCCTGTAGCCGCTGATGAGACAGATAAAGATTATACCTTATCCGTCTATGCCAAGACTTCAGGCGTAACAGGTACTGGCGCTAATTTTCGAGTCTATTTTAAAGATGCTAGCGGAAATTATATTTATAACGGTGCAGACTTGGTAATCTATGATTCTAAGACTATTGGCGGTACAACGGATTGGACCAGATTATCCACTTACTTCAAAGCCCCGGCTAATACGGCCGCGATTCAAATAGACTTGCGCATTCTCGGAGCCGGAACGGTCTACTTTGATGGAGCAGAACTGGTCTACGGAAGGGTGCTGGATAACTACTATTCCAATGAAAATGCCAGTCTGGAGTGGGGGAACCTTGAAAACTGGACCATGTCTTCCTTGGGAACGGGAGACGGCAAAAGTTCAGAAATAGCTAAACGAGGAAGCTATTCCTTAAAACTCAACGGAAACACTGCCAGTAAAAATCTAGGCCAGTATGTCGAAGTGCAGGGTAATGCCAATGATCCCCTAACCATATCCGGCTGGGCCTACTCAACCAATCCCAATCCCTCCGGAGGATACTTCGCGCTGGATGTGGTTTTGAGGTATAACGATGGAACGGAAGACGTCTTCATCCAGGAATTTGACAAATCCAGAGCCAATCAGTGGCAGATGCTCAAAAGCACGATCCGCGCCCAGAAAGCTTTTTACCAGGCTAAGGTCTATGTCCTTTACTACAACCAGACAGGAGCCGTTTATTTTGACAACATCAAACTGGAAGAGCGGAGTTCCCTGTCGCAAAAGGCCTATGATTCATCCGGAAACTTTGTCACAGCAACAACGGATGAATTAAACAACCGTTCCAGCTTCAATTTCGATTCCAACGGTAATCTGCTGGATTCTACCGATGCCAGCAGCAAGAAGGCCAGCTTTGTCTATGATCTCTTGAATAAACTCAAGAGTGCCACTTTAAAAGGCCCGACCCTCGCTGAAGATATTCAGACCAGTTATATTTATGATGCTCAAGGAAACTTAAAGTCCAGAACGGACCCCAATGGGCGTGTTACTAATTTTGATTACAACGCAATTAATAAGGCTGTAACTGAGACAGATCCTTTAGGGAAATTTATCACTTACGATTACGATGAGAACGGCAACCTAAAATCCAGTATCAGGGGTAAAGGGGCGAATACCGTCCAATCGGAGAGCTACACTTATGACCGGAAAAACCGGCTGCTGGAAACGTATGTCGGAGGCGTAAAACAATTTACCAATGTCTATAATTTTGCTGATGACAAAACGCAAATGACGTTGGCAGACGGTGTGACAAAATACACCTACTCTTACGATGCCAACCATCGCGTCTTGACAGCGGCAGAGCCAGGCAACAGCTTTACGTTGACCAATGAATACGGACAAACACCCGGAAACTCCAACGGCATGCGGGTTAAGTACACGGAAACTATGGGCGGGATGAGTCAAATAACCTCCTTTTCCTACGATGAACTGCGCAGAATGACCACAGCCACAGGACCTAGAGGTGGATTAACCGAGTTCTTCTACAATGAGCAGGGAGCTCAAAGCCGGATCAAGAACGGGGCTACCGAAATCTATCAGGACTTTGATAATGCCGGCAGATTAACAGGTCAAACGGTAATCGGCAGCAGTAAGCTTGATCTCAAGAACAGCTATTATGCCAATGGTCAGGTCAACACTTATAAAGAAGACGGCACTACTCACACGTTTGTTTACGACTTTGCCAAAAGGCTTGCCTCCTGGAATAACGGTACCAACACTGTAACCTATAATTATGACAAAGCCGGAAACCTTAAAAATCCCCATGGTTTGAACCTTACTTTCAATGAAGTGAATGAAGTTATCGGATATCTCTACGATGATGCAGGGAATCTGACCCAGGATAACAAATATAAATATACCTGGGATCAGCAAGGACAGCTGACGACTGTTAAAAATCTCAGCGATACTGTTCTGGCCAGTTATACGTATCATCCGAATGGTCTGCGCAAAACTAAGACCGTAGGAAGCACGATGAACTATCATTATGATGAGACGAACTTGATCCGGATAACCAATGGCAGTGGGGCGACTGTTTGGACCTTCACCTGGGCCGACGGAAAACCGGTGAGCATGACTAATGCCAGCGGAACGACCTTCTATTATGTCACCAACTTCCGCGGTGATGTCATCCGGATTATGGATGGAAACGGTAATTTTGTTGCAAGCTATAGTTATGATCCTTGGGGTAAGGTGCTGTCAGTCACTGAAAACGCTGCAGTGGCGGGGCAACCGATACGTTATGCGAGTTATGCCTATGATACCGAGACTCAGTTGTATTATCTGCAAGCTCGGTATTATGATCCGGAGACTGCAAGGTTTGTTTCTAGGGATCCTGATGGTGGGGATCAGGACAATCCGATAAGTCAGAACCTTTATGCTTATGGTAATGATGATCCTGTGAACAATGTTGATCCGGATGGGCAATGGGCCATTACTCTCGGAGCTATTGGACCAGCTGGTTGGTTCTTGCTTGGAGCTCTCACTATTTATTCAGTTGTTCTTAGTTATAGATACTATGCGGAACACAGGGAGGCGACACTTCCTGATGAAGGAGGAGTTATATTAGGACGGAAAGTATCGCGAGAACGCGCGGCTGAATTGCTTAGAAGAGGTAAAAATGTCATAAGTGGTAGTAAGAAAGCTGCGAAAAAGATTGCAAAAAAAGCATGGAGAAAGGTTTATAAAGATCAAGCTCATAAAAAACCAGGATCAAGACCTCACTGGCATGGAAAAGGAAAACAGAAGCCACCGGGTCATTCTCTTTGGTAA
- a CDS encoding RHS repeat-associated core domain-containing protein yields MVRITNGSGGTVWTFTWADGKPVSMTNASGTTFYYVTNFRGDVIRIMDGNGNSVASYSYDPWGKVLSVSENAAVAGQPLRYASYVYDTETKLYYLQTRYYDTETARFVSRDNNFGSFDNPISQNLYQYGFDDPVNFVDVDGKNPVLIRFALSLLGRYLVRYSLSFNAAWHIGEKMIKIGIAPIQVINTLRFGQRFYDITEGSDVLWHKGIVVVLRGRQMITVYDGPIKWWRWLPY; encoded by the coding sequence TTGGTCAGGATAACCAATGGCAGTGGGGGGACAGTTTGGACCTTCACCTGGGCTGACGGAAAACCGGTGAGCATGACTAATGCCAGCGGAACGACATTCTATTACGTCACTAACTTCCGCGGCGATGTCATCCGTATTATGGATGGAAACGGTAATTCCGTTGCAAGCTACAGTTATGATCCTTGGGGTAAGGTGCTGTCAGTATCCGAGAATGCCGCTGTTGCAGGACAACCTCTGAGATATGCAAGTTACGTCTATGATACTGAAACTAAGCTTTACTATTTGCAGACTCGATATTATGATACGGAAACGGCGAGGTTTGTTTCGAGAGATAACAATTTTGGTTCGTTTGATAATCCTATAAGCCAGAATTTATATCAATACGGATTCGATGACCCTGTAAATTTTGTTGATGTAGATGGTAAGAATCCAGTCCTAATAAGATTCGCCTTATCGTTACTTGGACGATATCTTGTGAGATACAGTTTAAGTTTTAATGCAGCTTGGCATATTGGTGAAAAAATGATTAAGATTGGAATTGCTCCAATTCAGGTTATTAATACATTGAGATTTGGTCAAAGGTTTTACGATATTACAGAAGGTTCAGATGTTTTGTGGCATAAAGGAATTGTTGTTGTTCTTAGGGGAAGGCAGATGATTACAGTGTACGATGGACCAATAAAATGGTGGCGATGGCTTCCATATTGA
- a CDS encoding LysM peptidoglycan-binding domain-containing protein, which produces MNYIVQAGDTLFAIAQTYNTSVEAILAINPQITNPDLIYPGQIIIIPTSNIKCPLLRRGDRGSAVSRLQKLLMFARFNPGPIDSIFGQRTEAALIAFQGSQRELERTGIADEETWVALGAECEPRPEVTTYIVRPGDSLYIIATRFDVTIESILAINPQITNPNVLSIGQVIDIPPG; this is translated from the coding sequence ATGAATTATATTGTTCAAGCGGGTGATACCCTATTTGCAATTGCTCAAACCTATAATACTTCTGTTGAGGCCATTCTCGCCATCAACCCTCAAATCACTAATCCAGATTTAATTTATCCAGGACAGATTATTATCATCCCAACCAGCAACATAAAATGCCCGCTCTTACGCCGTGGAGATCGTGGTTCGGCAGTTAGCAGATTACAAAAACTTCTTATGTTTGCCCGATTTAACCCTGGTCCAATAGACAGTATCTTTGGTCAAAGAACTGAAGCAGCTCTCATTGCCTTCCAAGGAAGCCAAAGAGAGCTTGAAAGAACAGGTATCGCTGATGAGGAAACTTGGGTTGCCTTAGGTGCTGAATGCGAGCCCAGGCCGGAGGTTACTACATATATAGTTAGACCCGGTGATTCCTTGTATATTATTGCTACCCGATTTGATGTAACTATTGAGAGTATATTAGCCATTAATCCTCAAATAACAAACCCCAATGTTTTATCTATTGGTCAGGTTATAGATATTCCTCCGGGTTAA
- a CDS encoding saccharopine dehydrogenase family protein — MGKALIIGAGGVASVAIHKCCQNPDVFEEICIASRTKEKCDAIKNKLEGSQTIIHTAQLDADNTEAVIELIKSFKPDIVINLALPYQDLTIMDACLATGVDYLDTANYEPPDIPKFEYKWQWAYREKFAQAGITALLGSGFDPGVTGIFCAYAQKHYFDEIHTIDIVDANAGDHGYPFATNFNPEINIREITANGRYYENGSWIETEPLAVKKEYDLPQIGPKNIYLLYHEELESLAINIKGIKKIRFWMTFSDNYINHLRVLENVGMTSIEPINFEGQQIIPLQFLKAVLPDPASLGPRTKGKTNIGCIIQGTKDGKPRTYYVYNVCDHQECYAEVGSQAISYTTGVPAMIGAMLMLKGIWKKPGVFNVEEFDPDPFMEALNKCGLPWQEDFSPTLLD; from the coding sequence ATGGGAAAAGCGTTAATTATCGGCGCTGGAGGAGTAGCCAGTGTTGCTATTCATAAATGCTGCCAAAATCCAGATGTTTTTGAAGAGATTTGTATTGCCAGCAGAACAAAAGAAAAGTGCGACGCCATCAAAAACAAATTGGAAGGAAGCCAAACGATTATACATACCGCTCAGCTCGATGCTGATAATACCGAGGCGGTTATTGAGTTAATTAAAAGCTTTAAGCCTGATATTGTGATAAATCTGGCGCTCCCATATCAAGATTTGACGATAATGGATGCCTGTTTGGCTACCGGAGTGGATTACTTAGATACTGCGAATTATGAACCCCCCGATATTCCGAAATTCGAGTATAAATGGCAGTGGGCCTATCGGGAGAAATTTGCCCAAGCTGGAATTACAGCTTTGCTGGGCAGTGGTTTTGACCCTGGAGTTACCGGGATCTTCTGTGCCTACGCTCAAAAGCACTATTTTGACGAGATCCATACCATTGATATCGTCGATGCCAATGCTGGGGATCACGGTTATCCTTTTGCCACCAATTTTAACCCTGAGATTAATATCCGAGAAATCACGGCCAACGGCAGATACTATGAAAATGGGTCCTGGATTGAGACTGAACCTCTGGCAGTGAAAAAAGAATATGATCTGCCCCAGATAGGCCCCAAGAACATTTACCTGTTATATCATGAAGAACTTGAATCCCTGGCCATCAATATCAAGGGAATCAAAAAGATTAGATTCTGGATGACATTCTCGGACAATTACATCAATCATCTGCGGGTTCTGGAGAATGTGGGTATGACCTCCATTGAACCAATAAATTTTGAGGGGCAACAAATTATTCCCTTGCAGTTTTTAAAAGCAGTGCTGCCTGATCCGGCTTCCCTGGGCCCCAGAACTAAAGGGAAGACGAATATCGGTTGCATTATTCAAGGAACTAAAGACGGTAAGCCCAGAACTTACTATGTTTATAACGTCTGTGATCATCAGGAGTGTTATGCTGAGGTTGGTTCTCAAGCCATCTCCTACACAACCGGGGTTCCGGCCATGATCGGGGCAATGCTGATGCTCAAAGGAATTTGGAAAAAACCCGGCGTCTTTAATGTAGAAGAATTTGATCCGGATCCCTTCATGGAAGCTTTAAATAAATGTGGTCTGCCCTGGCAGGAAGATTTCTCGCCAACCTTGCTAGATTGA
- the nspC gene encoding carboxynorspermidine decarboxylase, protein MDIDIKALPTPCYIVDERLFLRNLEILNSVQERTGCKILLAQKGFSMYSLFPLASKYLTGVTSSSLFEARLGYEEMGKEVHIYAPAYIEEEFEEIMSYCDHISFNSFDQWNRFKAKVKNQPTKLISCGIRINPEYSEIETPIYDPCYQNSRLGVTLANFRPDELEGIEGLHFHTMCEQNSDTLERTIRVVDQKFGEYIKKMKWLNFGGGHHITRSDYDIETLIRSIKYFQEKYGVEVYLEPGEAVALNTGFLVAKVLDIVDNGMKIAILDTSAACHMPDVLEMPYRPKIIDAGKPEEYSYTYRLGGHTCLAGDIIGDYSFKQPLKSGDRLVFCDMAHYTMVKNNMFNGVNLPSIVLYNEEEGIKVVKQFGYEDFKNRLS, encoded by the coding sequence ATGGACATCGACATCAAGGCCCTGCCCACACCCTGCTATATAGTCGATGAAAGACTATTCTTAAGGAATCTGGAAATCTTAAATTCTGTGCAAGAACGAACCGGCTGCAAGATTCTGCTGGCTCAAAAAGGTTTTTCCATGTATTCCTTGTTTCCTCTGGCTAGTAAATATCTGACGGGTGTAACTTCTAGCTCGTTATTTGAAGCCAGACTGGGCTATGAAGAAATGGGGAAAGAAGTTCATATTTATGCCCCGGCTTATATAGAAGAAGAATTCGAGGAAATCATGAGTTATTGTGATCACATTTCCTTTAATTCTTTCGATCAATGGAATAGATTTAAGGCTAAAGTAAAAAACCAACCCACTAAACTTATAAGCTGTGGAATACGTATCAATCCGGAATACTCGGAAATAGAGACCCCGATCTACGATCCTTGTTATCAAAATTCCAGACTGGGTGTGACCTTAGCTAATTTCCGGCCTGACGAATTAGAGGGCATTGAGGGACTTCATTTTCATACCATGTGTGAGCAGAATTCCGATACCCTGGAGCGAACCATTCGGGTGGTTGACCAGAAATTTGGAGAGTATATCAAAAAAATGAAGTGGTTGAATTTCGGTGGAGGTCATCATATTACCAGGTCTGATTATGATATTGAAACCTTAATCCGCTCAATAAAGTACTTTCAGGAGAAATATGGCGTAGAAGTTTACTTGGAACCTGGTGAAGCCGTTGCCTTAAACACCGGATTTTTGGTCGCCAAAGTTCTGGACATCGTAGACAACGGAATGAAAATCGCCATTTTAGATACCTCTGCCGCTTGTCATATGCCCGATGTGTTGGAAATGCCCTACAGACCTAAGATTATTGATGCCGGAAAGCCAGAGGAGTATTCTTATACTTATAGACTTGGTGGACATACTTGCCTAGCTGGTGATATCATTGGTGATTATTCATTCAAACAGCCATTAAAATCTGGGGATAGGCTTGTTTTTTGTGACATGGCACACTATACTATGGTGAAGAATAATATGTTCAATGGGGTTAATCTGCCTTCGATTGTATTATATAATGAAGAAGAAGGAATTAAAGTCGTTAAGCAATTTGGCTATGAAGACTTTAAGAATCGTCTTTCCTAA
- the gap gene encoding type I glyceraldehyde-3-phosphate dehydrogenase, whose product MSFRVAITGFGRIGRLTLRSALNQSLPFEVVAINDMGSPDMLAHLLKYDSVHGTLPNKVEVDGRALVIDGKRIEIVSDRNPLNLPWAELGIDIVVECTGKFKKRDDAAQHITAGAKKVLISSPAKDEDITIVMGVNDDKYDPLKHHVISNGSCTTNCLAPVAKVLLDSFGIEQGMMTTIHSVTNDQRTVDVKHKDWRRSRAAYQSMIPTTTGAAKAVTLVIPELTGKMNGLSVRVPTPNVSLIDFVANLSKPATKEEVNNALREAANGPMSGYLEYSELPLVSHDFNGHPASSIVDGLSTMMMGDNMVKVLAWYDNEWGYSCRIVDMVKLMVTKGL is encoded by the coding sequence ATGAGTTTCCGCGTAGCAATTACAGGTTTTGGTCGAATAGGTCGTCTTACACTGCGTTCAGCCCTGAATCAATCACTGCCCTTTGAAGTGGTGGCAATTAATGATATGGGCAGTCCGGATATGCTGGCCCATTTGCTCAAGTACGATTCCGTTCACGGAACCCTTCCGAATAAAGTGGAAGTTGATGGACGAGCATTGGTTATTGATGGCAAGCGAATTGAAATTGTTTCAGACAGAAATCCTTTAAACTTACCCTGGGCCGAACTGGGGATAGACATAGTCGTGGAATGTACCGGTAAATTTAAGAAACGTGATGACGCTGCCCAACATATTACAGCAGGAGCGAAAAAGGTGCTCATCTCCTCTCCAGCCAAAGATGAAGATATCACCATTGTCATGGGAGTTAATGATGATAAATATGATCCCTTGAAACACCATGTGATTTCCAATGGTTCTTGTACCACTAACTGTCTGGCCCCCGTTGCCAAGGTATTGCTTGATTCATTTGGAATTGAGCAGGGGATGATGACTACAATCCATTCAGTTACTAACGATCAACGAACCGTCGATGTAAAGCACAAGGATTGGCGCAGATCGAGAGCCGCCTATCAATCAATGATTCCGACAACTACAGGAGCTGCTAAAGCAGTAACCCTTGTTATACCGGAGTTAACCGGGAAAATGAACGGACTATCTGTTAGAGTGCCAACCCCGAATGTTTCTTTAATTGATTTTGTGGCCAACTTGTCAAAACCTGCAACTAAAGAAGAAGTTAATAATGCCTTACGTGAGGCTGCCAATGGCCCCATGAGCGGCTATCTGGAATACTCAGAATTACCCCTTGTTTCACATGACTTCAACGGCCATCCGGCCAGCTCTATCGTCGATGGCTTATCTACCATGATGATGGGTGATAACATGGTCAAAGTGTTGGCTTGGTATGATAACGAATGGGGCTATTCCTGCCGCATTGTTGATATGGTTAAACTAATGGTTACAAAAGGATTGTAA
- the pyk gene encoding pyruvate kinase has product MRRTKIVCTIGPASESGEKVQALLAAGMDVARLNFSHGTHEEHGRRIATLKEEAAKAGKHLGILLDTKGPEIRTGKVPEAGVVLANGLTFILDTDLNRVGNQERVGITYQDLWRKVKPGSRILIDDGQIELEVTAAEKEIITTTILNGGVLKSQKGVNIPSALIDLPAVTERDIEDIRFGISQGIDFIAASFTRKALNILDVRRICEEMNADVHIIAKIESREGIDNLDSILEVADGLMVARGDLGVEIPVEEVPIRQKEMIRKCNLLGKPVIVATQMLDSMIRQPRPTRAEASDVANAILDGTDAIMLSGETAAGLFPIEAVRMMDRISQRTELTCLDNKAAQHPQVNVAEAISFASFTIAKDLQAAAVLTPTHSGLTACMISKYRPLALIVAATPFPETARKLALKWGVESIVVPQSSGTDEMVSVAVNTSLNKNYIKSGDIVVITAGVPIGKVGSTNMIKVQIMGNIIAKGMGIGRKSYSGTARRVQVPGKDTFNDGEILIAQSTDAEFVPLIARAGALVVEEGGLTSHAAIVAVQFGIPTIVGAVEAFSKVSDGQTLTVDAMTGLMYEGSVSIL; this is encoded by the coding sequence ATGAGAAGGACTAAAATTGTCTGTACTATTGGTCCGGCAAGTGAGTCAGGGGAAAAGGTTCAAGCTCTGCTGGCAGCGGGAATGGATGTTGCTCGTCTTAATTTTTCCCATGGAACCCATGAAGAACATGGTCGCAGAATCGCAACTTTGAAAGAGGAAGCGGCGAAGGCGGGAAAACACTTAGGTATTCTGCTGGATACCAAAGGGCCTGAAATACGGACAGGTAAAGTTCCTGAAGCTGGTGTGGTTCTGGCCAATGGGTTAACCTTTATTCTAGACACGGATTTGAACAGAGTTGGTAATCAGGAACGGGTGGGAATTACTTACCAGGATTTATGGCGTAAAGTAAAACCAGGCAGCCGTATTCTTATAGACGATGGACAAATCGAACTGGAAGTTACAGCCGCTGAGAAGGAAATAATTACCACCACGATTCTTAATGGTGGTGTTTTAAAATCTCAAAAAGGGGTTAATATTCCCAGTGCCCTGATTGATTTGCCGGCTGTGACGGAAAGAGACATTGAGGATATTCGCTTCGGAATTTCTCAAGGAATTGATTTTATCGCTGCTTCTTTTACTCGGAAGGCCTTAAATATTTTGGACGTGCGCAGGATTTGTGAGGAGATGAATGCGGATGTACATATCATAGCCAAAATCGAAAGCCGGGAAGGGATCGATAACTTAGATTCTATTCTTGAAGTCGCTGATGGTCTCATGGTAGCCCGAGGGGATCTGGGGGTAGAGATACCCGTAGAAGAAGTTCCGATTCGGCAGAAGGAAATGATCCGCAAGTGTAATTTGTTGGGGAAACCCGTTATCGTAGCAACTCAGATGTTAGATTCTATGATACGTCAACCGCGACCAACACGGGCGGAAGCTAGTGATGTAGCCAATGCTATCTTAGATGGTACGGATGCCATTATGCTGTCCGGGGAAACAGCAGCAGGGCTATTCCCTATTGAAGCCGTCCGAATGATGGATAGAATATCTCAGCGCACAGAACTAACTTGCTTGGACAATAAGGCAGCTCAACATCCTCAAGTCAATGTTGCCGAGGCCATTAGTTTTGCCAGCTTTACCATTGCTAAAGATCTGCAAGCAGCGGCAGTTCTGACACCCACCCATTCGGGTTTGACCGCTTGTATGATTTCCAAGTACCGTCCCCTGGCCTTGATTGTGGCAGCTACTCCATTTCCTGAAACAGCCAGGAAGTTAGCCCTGAAATGGGGGGTAGAGTCAATCGTTGTGCCTCAGAGTTCGGGAACGGATGAAATGGTTTCGGTTGCCGTGAATACTTCCTTAAATAAAAACTATATCAAGTCCGGAGATATAGTCGTCATTACAGCAGGTGTTCCCATCGGCAAGGTAGGTTCTACCAATATGATCAAAGTCCAAATAATGGGGAATATCATTGCCAAAGGAATGGGGATTGGACGCAAATCCTATTCCGGTACCGCCCGCAGAGTTCAAGTACCGGGTAAGGACACTTTTAATGACGGAGAAATTCTAATTGCCCAATCTACGGATGCAGAATTTGTTCCTTTAATTGCTCGCGCAGGAGCGTTAGTCGTTGAGGAAGGTGGTCTGACGTCACATGCCGCTATAGTAGCAGTACAGTTCGGTATTCCGACGATTGTCGGTGCTGTTGAGGCTTTTTCTAAGGTTTCAGATGGTCAGACTTTAACCGTTGATGCCATGACGGGCTTGATGTATGAGGGTTCTGTCAGCATTTTATAA
- a CDS encoding Uma2 family endonuclease: MGKRPMESEFERWEKIDGVIYDMTPPPSSQHQAIVGSLFGEFYNYFKGKQCKAFPAPFGVWLDEENDIYVEPDITVICDRTKIHKKGCVGVPDLVVEVLSPSTALKDKRIKLKRYRLSGVHEYWIVDPFNQIMEVYSFSENLFAEPQIYGKEENVRVALFPDMEINLGEIFN; encoded by the coding sequence GTGGGAAAACGACCAATGGAGTCTGAATTTGAACGCTGGGAAAAAATCGATGGTGTGATTTATGATATGACGCCACCCCCATCCTCCCAACACCAAGCGATTGTGGGGAGTTTATTCGGGGAGTTTTATAACTATTTTAAAGGTAAACAGTGTAAAGCTTTTCCTGCCCCCTTTGGAGTCTGGTTAGATGAAGAAAACGATATTTATGTTGAACCGGACATAACCGTGATATGTGATCGAACAAAGATACACAAAAAAGGTTGCGTAGGTGTACCTGATTTAGTAGTGGAGGTCTTGAGTCCGTCCACAGCTTTAAAGGATAAAAGGATAAAGTTAAAGCGCTATAGACTCTCAGGAGTCCATGAATACTGGATAGTTGATCCCTTCAATCAGATAATGGAAGTATACAGTTTTTCCGAGAACCTCTTCGCCGAACCTCAAATCTACGGAAAAGAAGAGAATGTAAGAGTAGCTTTGTTCCCGGATATGGAAATAAACTTGGGAGAAATATTTAACTAG